In a genomic window of Kluyveromyces marxianus DMKU3-1042 DNA, complete genome, chromosome 7:
- the PHO84 gene encoding phosphate transporter PHO84 has protein sequence MENKEEEKVYVKTAGGNAAFHNYINDFAHIEDPLERRRLALNKIDNASFGWYHIRAICVAGVGFLTDSYDIFAINLGVSMIEFVYWKGKMPSSTSTLIKVSTSVGTVLGQFGFGVLADVVGRKKIYGTELIVMIAATVLQCTLGHSPAVNFVAVFVFYRIIMGIGIGGDYPLSSIITSEFSTTKWRGAIMGAVFANQAFGQIAAGIIALILVAAYKSKLEHFTGATCDAECIRACDQMWRVLIGMGCVPGCVALYFRLTIPESPRYTFDVEVDINKAAADAAKFTSGEHGNADTEDIARLERAPTAVEAMEIKPPAASFGDFCRHFRQWKHMKIILGTSLSWFFLDVAFYGISLNSAVILQTIGYASSKDVYKKLYNSAVGNLILICAGSLPGYWASVATIDTIGRKPIQVGGFIILTILFCIIGFRYDQLGDHGLLALYVLCQFFFNFGPNVTTFIVPGEAFPTRYRSTAHGISAASGKIGSIIAQTALGTLIDHNCKKDHKKTNCWLPHVMQIFALFMLCGIFSSLLIPETKRKTLEQISEEYHGEIDPSRYATPSGKAHDSASSQIETV, from the coding sequence atggaaaacaaagaagaggaaaaggtCTATGTTAAGACTGCCGGTGGTAACGCTGCTTTCCACAACTACATTAATGATTTTGCCCACATCGAGGATCCtctggaaagaagaagattggCCTTGAATAAGATTGACAATGCAAGCTTTGGATGGTACCACATCCGTGCTATTTGTGTTGCTGGTGTTGGTTTCTTGACAGATTCTTACGATATTTTCGCTATTAACTTGGGTGTTTCCATGATTGAATTCGTTTACTGGAAGGGTAAGATGCCTTCTTCCACATCTACCTTGATTAAGGTTTCTACTTCTGTTGGTACTGTTCTTGGTCAATTTGGTTTCGGTGTTTTGGCTGATGTCGTTGGTCGTAAGAAGATTTACGGTACTGAATTGATTGTTATGATTGCTGCTACTGTCTTGCAATGTACTTTGGGTCACTCCCCAGCAGTTAACTTTGTTGCCGTGTTTGTATTTTACAGAATTATTATGGGTATTGGTATCGGTGGTGACTACCCATTGTCTTCCATTATCACTTCTGAATTCTCTACTACCAAATGGAGAGGTGCCATCATGGGTGCTGTCTTTGCCAACCAAGCCTTCGGTCAAATTGCTGCCGGTATCATCGCTCTGATTTTGGTTGCTGCTTACAAGTCCAAGTTGGAACACTTCACTGGTGCCACCTGTGACGCTGAATGTATTAGAGCTTGTGACCAAATGTGGAGAGTTTTGATCGGTATGGGTTGTGTTCCAGGTTGTGTTGCTTTGTACTTCAGATTGACCATCCCAGAATCTCCTCGTTACACCTTCGATGTTGAAGTTGACATCAACAAGGCCGCTGCTGACGCTGCTAAGTTCACTTCTGGTGAACACGGTAATGCCGACACCGAAGACATTGCTAGATTGGAAAGAGCCCCAACTGCCGTTGAAGCTATGGAAATCAAGCCACCAGCTGCCTCCTTCGGTGACTTCTGCAGACATTTCAGACAATGGAAGCACATGAAGATCATTCTAGGTACCTCTCTATCCTGGTTCTTCCTTGACGTTGCCTTTTACggtatttctttgaactCTGCTGTTATTTTGCAAACTATTGGTTACGCTAGTTCTAAGGATGTCTACAAGAAGTTGTACAACTCCGCTGTTGGTaacttgattttgatttgtGCCGGTTCTCTGCCAGGTTACTGGGCTTCCGTTGCCACCATCGACACCATTGGTAGAAAGCCAATCCAAGTCGGTGgtttcatcatcttgaCCATTTTGTTCTGTATTATCGGTTTCCGTTACGATCAATTAGGTGACCATGGTTTGTTGGCCTTGTACGTCTTGTgtcaattcttcttcaactttggTCCAAACGTTACTACCTTTATTGTTCCAGGTGAAGCCTTCCCAACCAGATACAGATCTACTGCCCATGGTATCTCTGCAGCTTCTGGTAAGATTGGTTCCATTATTGCTCAAACTGCTCTAGGTACTCTAATCGACCACAACTGTAAGAAGGACCACAAGAAGACCAACTGTTGGTTGCCACACGTTATGCAAATCTTCGCTTTGTTCATGTTGTGTGGTATTTTCTCCTCCTTGTTGATTccagaaacaaagagaaagacCTTGGAACAAATCAGTGAAGAATATCACGGTGAAATCGATCCATCGAGATATGCTACTCCTTCAGGTAAGGCACATgattctgcttcttctcaaaTTGAAACAGTATAG
- the TUB1 gene encoding tubulin alpha chain, whose product MREVISVNVGQAGCQIGNACWELYSLEHGIAPDGYLQDGLKKPTGGEEGFSTFFNETGSGKFVPRAVYVDLEPNVIDEVRTGAYRDFFHPEQLISGKEDAANNYARGHYTVGRELLDEILDRVRKISDQCDGLQGFLFTHSLGGGTGSGLGSLLLEHLSLDYGKKSKLEFAVYPAPQVSTSVVEPYNTVLTTHTTLEHADYIQRPSFSNLNNLIAQVVSSVTASLRFDGSLNVDLNEFQTNLVPYPRIHFPLVSYAPIHSKSKAHHESNSVSEITNACFEPGNQMVKDVQNAVAQIKTKKTVQLVDWCPTGFKIGICYQAPTATPNSQLSAVNRAVCMLSNTTAIADAWKRIDKKFDLMYAKRAFVHWYVGEGMEEGEFTEAREDLAALERDYYEVGADSYADEEF is encoded by the exons ATGAGAGAAGTTATCAGTGTTAACG TCGGTCAAGCTGGTTGTCAAATTGGTAACGCTTGTTGGGAATTATACTCCCTAGAGCATGGTATTGCTCCAGATGGTTATTTACAAGATggtttgaagaaacctaCAGGTGGCGAAGAAGGTTTTTCTACATTCTTCAATGAGACTGGTAGTGGTAAGTTTGTGCCCCGTGCTGTTTATGTTGACTTGGAACCAAATGTGATTGATGAGGTTCGTACAGGTGCATACAGAGACTTTTTCCACCCAGAACAATTGATTAGCGGCAAAGAAGATGCTGCTAATAATTATGCTCGTGGTCATTACACTGTCGGTAGAGAACTATTGGATGAGATTCTGGACAGAGTAAGAAAGATTTCTGACCAATGTGATGGATTACAAGGGTTCTTGTTCACCCATTCCTTGGGTGGTGGTACTGGTTCTGGTTTAGGTTCTTTATTATTGGAACACTTGTCCCTAGATTATGGTAAGAAGTCAAAGCTTGAATTTGCTGTATACCCAGCTCCTCAAGTTTCCACCTCTGTGGTAGAACCATACAATACTGTGTTGACCACTCACACTACCTTAGAACACGCAGACT ATATCCAAAGACCAAGTTTCTCcaacttgaacaacttaATTGCCCAAgttgtttcttctgtgaCTGCCTCTTTGAGATTTGACGGTTCTTTGAACGTGGATTTAAACGAATTCCAAACCAATTTAGTTCCATACCCAAGAATCCATTTCCCACTAGTGTCATATGCCCCAATACATTCCAAGAGTAAAGCCCATCATGAATCTAACTCTGTATCAGAGATCACAAATGCTTGTTTCGAGCCTGGTAACCAAATGGTTAA GGATGTTCAAAATGCTGTTGCTCAAATCAAGACAAAGAAAACTGTTCAATTGGTGGATTGGTGTCCAACCGGTTTCAAGATTGGTATTTGCTACCAAGCTCCAACTGCTACACCAAATTCTCAATTATCCGCCGTTAACAGAGCTGTTTGTATGCTATCCAACACTACTGCTATTGCTGATGCCTGGAAGAGAATTGATAAGAAGTTCGATCTAATGTACGCAAAGCGTGCTTTCGTTCACTGGTACGTCGGTGAAGGTATGGAAGAGGGTGAGTTCACTGAAGCTAGAGAGGACTTAGCTGCCTTAGAGAGAGACTACTACGAAGTTGGTGCCGACTCTTATGCTGACGAAGAATTCTAA
- the OSH3 gene encoding oxysterol-binding protein related protein OSH3: MDTIDVQNKAFVVRWVRVSQGDVVSFRLKPLKKSIGFGIYRRFDGSSSIDLNNPDERTPSSASSTPSIKYSSNAKPHLALADHDKDKNVPLQTRLVQSGLEKVIWYGTISNNTTVAESFESTCENCYYAFILDNTTSKQTKKKCLFSVSIKPPAIVADSYDDDERSFISNQDEPVSSNNNINDSNANTASSVALNGSNNPTTLSVKRALNYSQSSFHNNTSSSSLPYPNQQSQSYSQMNSSSVSNAADIPGVNASSVSVGGVKQLSPASTATTDLDLKNSRYFQGYLLKKKRKKLQGFTKRFFKLDIKYGILSYYLNSKSPMCRGEIVIPLSSVSANKQTKLIIIDSGMEIWILKAHDPKDWEQWISMIESCFKQEAPTSSQDHESRDVVGAPLVKTHDTDTTSLLRNLTTLRKRIEECKNMSLSYSPTPITLRPPMSAIQAPTNASKQRNVSRSSSVSSFMNNFSRQKNGSFTEQGTSSQAQGGQLYSDASTPALPGSSDPQQHYHHALYYKLVELEKLAKQLDVETNQIAERWMPRSPPASIFSDDEYFDANEEPIITMLNDDVAYENDVRPTYNMPKEEEEEEDDDDDDDEGEEEEEEEEEEEEEDRATTTTNEFMTPADRKRQVSTETQIVKSQEVDLSPLPINHQVKRRNDIKAATSSPPSLLSFLRKNVGKDLSSISMPISINEPVSILQVLSEAFEYSWLLNKAAEVQSDEVQRLKYISAFALSYMSIHRQKTRSLRKPFTPLLGETYELVREDMGFRLISEKVCHKPPVFASYTEHRSWKCGYTLTPVQKFWGKSIEFTNEGQFELTFSDVDTKYKWAQPTLVLKNIIAGERYMEPTNQFTITSSKNIKSIIAFKSGGMFSGRSEDVDVTIVDDKGKKLGSLKGQWTKGMHDVDTGEEIWKCGPLLPNSEKKYGFTVFTSNLNEITEIEKNHIPCTDSRLRPDIRMYENGNVKEAEEMKLSLEQKQRDRREKGNDVQPQYFKQVKPSKWVPILDKNGYWEKRKKQDWSSSKPLW; this comes from the coding sequence ATGGACACGATTGATGTGCAGAACAAGGCATTTGTTGTGCGCTGGGTGAGAGTTTCCCAAGGTGACGTGGTTTCATTCCGGTTAAAGCCGTTGAAGAAATCTATCGGGTTTGGGATCTACAGACGGTTTGACGGTTCATCTAGCATTGATTTGAACAATCCAGACGAACGTACGCCTTCCAGTGCAAGTTCTACCCCTAGTATTAagtattcttcaaatgcCAAGCCTCACCTTGCATTGGCCGATCATGACAAGGATAAAAATGTACCATTGCAGACGCGGTTGGTTCAGAGTGGGCTGGAAAAGGTGATATGGTATGGAACCATCTCTAACAATACTACGGTGGCAGAGTCTTTCGAGTCCACCTGTGAGAACTGCTACTACGCGTTCATTTTAGACAATACCACTTCGAAACagaccaagaaaaaatgttTGTTTTCGGTGAGCATTAAGCCACCTGCCATTGTAGCTGATTCctacgatgatgatgaaaggTCCTTCATTTCGAATCAGGATGAGCCAGTGAGTAGTAATAACAACATAAACGACAGCAATGCAAATACTGCTTCCAGCGTCGCGCTTAATGGCAGCAACAATCCTACTACACTGAGTGTTAAACGTGCCTTAAACTATAGTCAGTCTTCATTCCACAATAacacttcttcatcatcattgcCTTACCCTAATCAGCAATCACAATCTTATTCACAGATGAACTCCAGCTCTGTCTCGAATGCTGCAGATATACCTGGTGTGAATGCGTCATCCGTATCTGTTGGTGGTGTTAAACAATTAAGTCCAGCTTCTACGGCGACTACCGATCTTGATTTGAAGAACAGTAGGTATTTCCAAGGATATTtgctaaagaagaagagaaagaagctACAAGGGTTCACAAAGCGGTTTTTCAAACTTGACATTAAATATGGTATTCTTTCATATTATCTCAATTCTAAATCCCCAATGTGTCGTGGTGAAATTGTTATCCCCTTATCATCCGTAAGTGCTAACAAACAGACGAAGCTTATCATTATTGACTCTGGTATGGAAATCTGGATTTTGAAAGCACACGATCCAAAGGACTGGGAACAGTGGATATCGATGATCGAGTCTTGCTTCAAGCAAGAAGCTCCAACCTCATCACAAGATCAcgagtcacgtgatgtgGTTGGTGCACCTCTTGTTAAGACCCATGATACAGACACCACGAGTTTGCTTCGCAACTTAACGACTTTGAGAAAAAGGATAGAGGAGTGCAAGAACATGTCTCTATCATACTCTCCTACCCCAATTACATTAAGACCCCCAATGTCAGCTATTCAAGCTCCTACAAACGCTTCGAAACAAAGAAACGTTTCTCGATCATCCTCAGTGTCATCGTTTATGAACAACTTTTCTAGACAAAAGAACGGATCATTCACGGAACAAGGCACTTCATCACAAGCTCAAGGAGGTCAACTCTATAGTGATGCCTCAACACCAGCTTTGCCAGGATCTAGTGATCCACAACAACATTATCACCATGCGCTATACTATAAATTGGTCGAGTTAGAGAAGTTGGCAAAGCAGCTTGATGTTGAAACGAATCAAATAGCAGAAAGGTGGATGCCAAGATCTCCACCAGCTTCTATCTTTTCAGATGATGAATATTTTGATGCAAATGAGGAACCAATTATCACAATGTTGAATGATGATGTAGcatatgaaaatgatgtGAGACCTACATACAACATGcctaaggaagaagaggaagaagaagatgacgacgacgatgatgatgagggagaagaagaagaagaagaagaagaagaagaagaggaagaagatagAGCTACTACAACCACTAATGAATTTATGACCCCAGCCGATAGAAAGCGACAAGTATCGACAGAAACGCAGATCGTAAAATCCCAAGAGGTAGATCTTTCGCCATTACCAATTAACCACCAGGTAAAGCGTCGCAATGACATAAAAGCGGCAACATCATCACCTCCTAGCTTATTATCGTTTTTGCGTAAAAACGTCGGTAAGGATCTATCCAGTATTTCAATGCCGATTAGCATAAATGAGCCGGTTTCCATTTTACAAGTGCTTTCGGAAGCATTCGAATACAGCTGGCTACTTAACAAAGCGGCCGAAGTTCAATCCGACGAAGTGCAAAGGTTGAAGTATATCAGTGCATTTGCCTTGTCCTACATGTCGATCCACAGGCAAAAGACAAGATCATTACGTAAGCCATTCACACCATTATTGGGAGAAACGTATGAGTTGGTACGTGAGGACATGGGGTTCAGATTAATATCCGAAAAGGTCTGCCATAAGCCACCTGTATTTGCCTCATATACAGAACACCGGAGCTGGAAATGTGGATATACCTTAACACCTGTGCAAAAGTTTTGGGGAAAATCTATCGAGTTTACAAACGAAGGACAGTTCGAGCTAACCTTTAGCGATGTTGACACCAAGTACAAATGGGCTCAGCCAACACTAGTTCTCAAAAACATCATTGCTGGTGAGCGATACATGGAACCCACTAACCAGTTTACCATTACAAGTTCTAAAAACATCAAATCTATTATTGCTTTTAAATCTGGTGGCATGTTTAGTGGCAGGTCCGAAGATGTTGATGTCACAATCGTAGACGATAAAGGCAAAAAGTTGGGATCTCTGAAGGGCCAATGGACCAAGGGGATGCACGATGTGGATACCGGCGAAGAGATATGGAAGTGCGGCCCGCTGCTACCAAACAGCGAAAAGAAATACGGCTTTACCGTTTTCACGTCAAATCTCAACGAGATCACCGAAATCGAAAAAAATCACATCCCATGTACCGACTCAAGGCTAAGACCCGACATTCGTATGTATGAAAATGGCAATGTcaaagaagcagaagagaTGAAGCTATCCTTGGAGCAAAAACAACGTGacagaagagaaaagggCAACGATGTACAACCCCAGTATTTCAAGCAGGTAAAACCATCCAAGTGGGTGCCTATACTGGACAAAAACGGCTActgggaaaaaagaaagaaacaagattGGTCCTCCTCCAAACCATTATGGTAA